In Ascaphus truei isolate aAscTru1 chromosome 2, aAscTru1.hap1, whole genome shotgun sequence, the genomic stretch agggatttccattcctattgtctgattttgtttgttgcacttattgtgttataattccctgtactgtattgtttctgcTGTAAAACACTGAGTTCTCTGTGGcattatataaagacatacatgggcAATTCCCTGTATGGTTtagtttatattattatttttgtttttttaaatggttaTTTTATTGGGTAGTTGATATTATTAACGCACTAATATGATAAGGCACTCCTGGTCTAACTTTACATCTCATGGACATTTTCAATGTTAATAATCATTTGGAAGATAGTACATGTACCCTTAAAAATGAATATAGTAATGAATACAagttatatatgtgtcaaaattaTTTCACTGAGAGCTGCTATAAATAAATTTCAAGTATTCGGGGACCACCACCAAAGTCATTAGGGGGCCTCTTAATGTCCATGGGCCACATTTTTAAAACcctggtaaagagaaaatgtacaaaataaagtattGGTAAAGTACATTCTTTCAGTTTTTTGGATTTGTAATTTGCTTTCAGTAATTTGATTTACAGATTTGAAaacatttgttctgtgtttttttttgtttacttctgttagagaACGGCCTGAATGAGGAACAGAACTTGAGCTCTGATGCATGCAGAAGCTCGCTGATATCTTGCAGCTCAGAAGTGCCAAAAAACAATGATTCTTGCCACATTTTGGACATGTAcaaggaaccagtgccacatgatggtgaatttacagaccttGTACAGCACACAGCGGAAACAGACTCTAAATATGGGTCCAGCAAAAGGAATGAGAGAGATTTAAGAAGCCGCGGTGCTCAGCATTTTCTCTGTTGCCAGTGTGGCAAAAGCTTCTCTCTGGACagggacctgctcacacacatttGTGTCCCCGCTAGAGagcaaacctttacatgtacagatgGTGGGAGCAGTTTCTCACTGAAAGGGAAACTTCTTTCACATAAGATGATTCAGCCAGCAGTGAATCCTTTtacttgtacagtgtgtgggaaacagttaAGTACTAAGTGGACCCTTCTCaatcaccagaggattcatacaggggagaaacagttcacatgtacagagtgtagtaaaagctttacTCGGAAGACCAACCTCCTCGAACATGAGCGGATTCAtgcaggggagaaaccattcccatgtacacagtgtagtaaaagcttttctcggaaggCGCACCTCCTCCAACATGTGTTgagtcatacaggggagaaaccatttacatgtacagagtgtgggaaacaattcactgCTATGGATACCCTCTGCaggcaccagaggattcatacaggagagaaaccattcacatgtgcagagtgtgggaaacaatttggTTTGAAGAGCAGACTCGTCAGTCACCAGAGGATTATTCATTTAGGAGAGAAAcccttcacatgttcagagtgtgggaaacaattcagtgctAAGACCTACCTCCTCACACACCAGAGgtctcatacaggggagaaaccattcacatgtgtaGAGTGTGGGAAAAAATTCAGTACTAAGACCCAACTCCTCACACACCAGAGgcttcatacaggggagaaaccattcacatgtgcagagtgtgggaaacaattcactgATCAGGGTACCCTCTGCAAGcatcagaggattcatacaggagagaaaccattcacatgtgcagagtgtgggaaacaatttggTTTGAAGAGCAGCCTCGTCAGTCACCAGAGGATTATTCATTTAGGAGAGAAAcccttcacatgttcagagtgtgggaaacaattcagtactaagagaCACCTCCTCGTGCACCAGTGGTcccatacaggggagaaaccattcgcATGtccagagtgtgggaaacaattcagtgctAAGAGACACCTCCTCACACACCAGAGGCTTCATACAGGGGAGAatccattcacatgtgcagagtgtgggaaacaattcagtactaagacccacctcctcacacaccagaggcttcatacaggggagaatccattcacatgtacagagtgtgggaaacaattcagtactaagacCCACCTCTTCacgcaccagaggattcatacaggagagaaactatttacatgtacagagtgtagtaaaagcttttttCAGAAGGAGGCCCTCCTCCAACATGTgttgattcatacaggggagaaaccattcacatgtacagcgtGTGGGAAAAAATTCTGTAGAAAGAGcagcctcctcagacaccagaggtttcatacaggagagaagccattcacatgtacagagtgtagtaaaagcttttcttggAAGGAGGGCCTCATCCGACATGTGTTgagtcatacaggggagaaaccattaaCATGTACAGCGTGTGGGAAACAATTTCGTAGAAAGGCCAGCCTCCTCacgcaccagaggattcatacaggtgaGAAACCATTCACCTGTACAGATTGTGGGGAAAGCTTTTCTCAAAAGACCCACCTCCTCACACACCACAGGATTCATACATTGGAGAAACCATGTCCATGTACATAGTGTGGGGAAAGCTCCATACACATGAGTGGATTCGTACATGAGATAAAACATTTGATTGTTCAGAGGAGGATTGGGCAATATACCAGTAAGTAGCATAGTAATACTGCAGTAAAAAAAATGGGCGGTAACTCAATACTTTCCATTCCTTATTACCATGGCATTCCTATCTGTGGAATCCTCCTGCTGGTAAtctcacccctcccacccccccttaatAACCACTGTCCCTCTGCCATGCTTCTTAACCGCTCCCTTCCACCATTACTCAattcttcctctcctcccccgcaTCTCTCACCCATGCCCTATTAGTGTAcaggagaaggggatgggggtgcAATTGTAAATGGTGCAGAAAAGGCCTTAGTGTGGGTGTAGTTTTAgtgtaacatttttattaaacaatgtttcattcttaaaattaaaatattctaaaatgtatttattttttcacattttatttaaaatgaaATGCATTTGTATAAGAAATGTTTTGCAATAAATTACCTTAAATATTTTGACGACTTGATTTTTTGTTTTCTATTGGATGTTAATGTCTTGATGAATATTGTTACCACAATAAATTACTTAATATTGTTGTAATGtgtctttatatagtgccattaatgtacatagcgcttcacagcagtaatactgtacatgtgacaatcatataaatcagcggtgcgcaaactggggggcgcaagatcaggggggcgtgggcggtcagggccgccaacagggggattTAGGGGAGACACGGGCGTTCAGGGCCTCCAACAGGGGGGGAAGGCAGACCGCACGGAGTCCCTCGACAAAACTGGTTACCACAGGGCGACAGGTGCGCTCTGGGGGAATAATAAATAAATCCCCCCACCTTGAATGGTCTCTATCTGAGCTGCACAATGAGCAGGCgccttttcctgcatggagcCGGCATGGAGCGAGTAAGGTAAGTAACGCTCCATGCCTCCCTTAGCTCCGA encodes the following:
- the LOC142487997 gene encoding uncharacterized protein LOC142487997 isoform X1 translates to MDPHLLSFPVVVPERLEIKSEKEEANTEEHLTPIKEEIDAFPVCGFPVVVLERLEIKSDKEEVNTEEHLTPIKEEIDAFPVCVVVPESLEIKSEKEEANTEEHLTPIKEEIDAFPVCGFPVVVLESLEIKSEKEEVNTEEHLTPIKEEIDPFPVCGFPVAVPERLEIKSEKEEVNTEEHLTPIKEEIDAFPVCVVVPERLEIKSEKEEANTEEHLTPIKEEIDAFPVCGFPVDVLECLEIKSEKEEANTEEHLTPIKEEIDSFPVCGFPVDVPESLEIKSEKEEVNTEEHLTPIKEEIDAFPVCGFPVVVPESLEIKSEKEEVNTEEHLTPIKEEIDAFPVCGFPVDVPESLEIKSEKEEANTEEHQTPIKEEIHSFPVCGFPVDVPERLEIKSEKEEANTEEHLIPIKEEIDSFPVCGFPVAVPESLEIKSLKEETNTEEHLITIKEEIDAFPVCGFPVVVPESLEIKSEKEEANTEEHLTPIKEEIDAFPVCGFPVVVPESLEIKSEKEEVNTEEHLTPIKEEIDAFPVCGFPLVVLESLEIKSEKEEANTEEHLTPIKSETVPFPVSENGLNEEQNLSSDACRSSLISCSSEVPKNNDSCHILDMYKEPVPHDGEFTDLVQHTAETDSKYGSSKRNERDLRSRGAQHFLCCQCGKSFSLDRDLLTHICVPAREQTFTCTDGGSSFSLKGKLLSHKMIQPAVNPFTCTVCGKQLSTKWTLLNHQRIHTGEKQFTCTECSKSFTRKTNLLEHERIHAGEKPFPCTQCSKSFSRKAHLLQHVLSHTGEKPFTCTECGKQFTAMDTLCRHQRIHTGEKPFTCAECGKQFGLKSRLVSHQRIIHLGEKPFTCSECGKQFSAKTYLLTHQRSHTGEKPFTCVECGKKFSTKTQLLTHQRLHTGEKPFTCAECGKQFTDQGTLCKHQRIHTGEKPFTCAECGKQFGLKSSLVSHQRIIHLGEKPFTCSECGKQFSTKRHLLVHQWSHTGEKPFACPECGKQFSAKRHLLTHQRLHTGENPFTCAECGKQFSTKTHLLTHQRLHTGENPFTCTECGKQFSTKTHLFTHQRIHTGEKLFTCTECSKSFFQKEALLQHVLIHTGEKPFTCTACGKKFCRKSSLLRHQRFHTGEKPFTCTECSKSFSWKEGLIRHVLSHTGEKPLTCTACGKQFRRKASLLTHQRIHTGEKPFTCTDCGESFSQKTHLLTHHRIHTLEKPCPCT
- the LOC142487997 gene encoding uncharacterized protein LOC142487997 isoform X4 gives rise to the protein MDPHLLSFPVVVPERLEIKSEKEEANTEEHLTPIKEEIDAFPVCGFPVVVLERLEIKSDKEEVNTEEHLTPIKEEIDAFPVCVVVPESLEIKSEKEEANTEEHLTPIKEEIDAFPVCGFPVVVLESLEIKSEKEEVNTEEHLTPIKEEIDPFPVCGFPVAVPERLEIKSEKEEVNTEEHLTPIKEEIDAFPVCVVVPERLEIKSEKEEANTEEHLTPIKEEIDAFPVCGFPVDVLECLEIKSEKEEANTEEHLTPIKEEIDSFPVCGFPVDVPESLEIKSEKEEVNTEEHLTPIKEEIDAFPVCGFPVVVPESLEIKSEKEEVNTEEHLTPIKEEIDAFPVCGFPVDVPESLEIKSEKEEANTEEHQTPIKEEIHSFPVCGFPVDVPERLEIKSEKEEANTEEHLIPIKEEIDSFPVCGFPVAVPESLEIKSLKEETNTEEHLITIKEEIDAFPVCGFPVVVPESLEIKSEKEEVNTEEHLTPIKEEIDAFPVCGFPLVVLESLEIKSEKEEANTEEHLTPIKSETVPFPVSENGLNEEQNLSSDACRSSLISCSSEVPKNNDSCHILDMYKEPVPHDGEFTDLVQHTAETDSKYGSSKRNERDLRSRGAQHFLCCQCGKSFSLDRDLLTHICVPAREQTFTCTDGGSSFSLKGKLLSHKMIQPAVNPFTCTVCGKQLSTKWTLLNHQRIHTGEKQFTCTECSKSFTRKTNLLEHERIHAGEKPFPCTQCSKSFSRKAHLLQHVLSHTGEKPFTCTECGKQFTAMDTLCRHQRIHTGEKPFTCAECGKQFGLKSRLVSHQRIIHLGEKPFTCSECGKQFSAKTYLLTHQRSHTGEKPFTCVECGKKFSTKTQLLTHQRLHTGEKPFTCAECGKQFTDQGTLCKHQRIHTGEKPFTCAECGKQFGLKSSLVSHQRIIHLGEKPFTCSECGKQFSTKRHLLVHQWSHTGEKPFACPECGKQFSAKRHLLTHQRLHTGENPFTCAECGKQFSTKTHLLTHQRLHTGENPFTCTECGKQFSTKTHLFTHQRIHTGEKLFTCTECSKSFFQKEALLQHVLIHTGEKPFTCTACGKKFCRKSSLLRHQRFHTGEKPFTCTECSKSFSWKEGLIRHVLSHTGEKPLTCTACGKQFRRKASLLTHQRIHTGEKPFTCTDCGESFSQKTHLLTHHRIHTLEKPCPCT
- the LOC142487997 gene encoding uncharacterized protein LOC142487997 isoform X6 yields the protein MDPHLLSFPVVVPERLEIKSEKEEANTEEHLTPIKEEIDAFPVCGFPVVVLERLEIKSDKEEVNTEEHLTPIKEEIDAFPVCVVVPESLEIKSEKEEANTEEHLTPIKEEIDAFPVCGFPVVVLESLEIKSEKEEVNTEEHLTPIKEEIDPFPVCGFPVAVPERLEIKSEKEEVNTEEHLTPIKEEIDAFPVCVVVPERLEIKSEKEEANTEEHLTPIKEEIDAFPVCGFPVDVPESLEIKSEKEEVNTEEHLTPIKEEIDAFPVCGFPVVVPESLEIKSEKEEVNTEEHLTPIKEEIDAFPVCGFPVDVPESLEIKSEKEEANTEEHQTPIKEEIHSFPVCGFPVDVPERLEIKSEKEEANTEEHLIPIKEEIDSFPVCGFPVAVPESLEIKSLKEETNTEEHLITIKEEIDAFPVCGFPVVVPESLEIKSEKEEANTEEHLTPIKEEIDAFPVCGFPVVVPESLEIKSEKEEVNTEEHLTPIKEEIDAFPVCGFPLVVLESLEIKSEKEEANTEEHLTPIKSETVPFPVSENGLNEEQNLSSDACRSSLISCSSEVPKNNDSCHILDMYKEPVPHDGEFTDLVQHTAETDSKYGSSKRNERDLRSRGAQHFLCCQCGKSFSLDRDLLTHICVPAREQTFTCTDGGSSFSLKGKLLSHKMIQPAVNPFTCTVCGKQLSTKWTLLNHQRIHTGEKQFTCTECSKSFTRKTNLLEHERIHAGEKPFPCTQCSKSFSRKAHLLQHVLSHTGEKPFTCTECGKQFTAMDTLCRHQRIHTGEKPFTCAECGKQFGLKSRLVSHQRIIHLGEKPFTCSECGKQFSAKTYLLTHQRSHTGEKPFTCVECGKKFSTKTQLLTHQRLHTGEKPFTCAECGKQFTDQGTLCKHQRIHTGEKPFTCAECGKQFGLKSSLVSHQRIIHLGEKPFTCSECGKQFSTKRHLLVHQWSHTGEKPFACPECGKQFSAKRHLLTHQRLHTGENPFTCAECGKQFSTKTHLLTHQRLHTGENPFTCTECGKQFSTKTHLFTHQRIHTGEKLFTCTECSKSFFQKEALLQHVLIHTGEKPFTCTACGKKFCRKSSLLRHQRFHTGEKPFTCTECSKSFSWKEGLIRHVLSHTGEKPLTCTACGKQFRRKASLLTHQRIHTGEKPFTCTDCGESFSQKTHLLTHHRIHTLEKPCPCT
- the LOC142487997 gene encoding uncharacterized protein LOC142487997 isoform X2; this translates as MDPHLLSFPVVVPERLEIKSEKEEANTEEHLTPIKEEIDAFPVCGFPVVVLERLEIKSDKEEVNTEEHLTPIKEEIDAFPVCVVVPESLEIKSEKEEANTEEHLTPIKEEIDAFPVCGFPVVVLESLEIKSEKEEVNTEEHLTPIKEEIDPFPVCGFPVAVPERLEIKSEKEEVNTEEHLTPIKEEIDAFPVCVVVPERLEIKSEKEEANTEEHLTPIKEEIDAFPVCGFPVDVLECLEIKSEKEEANTEEHLTPIKEEIDSFPVCGFPVDVPESLEIKSEKEEVNTEEHLTPIKEEIDAFPVCVVVPESLEIKSEKEEVNTEEHLTPIKEEIDAFPVCGFPVDVPESLEIKSEKEEANTEEHQTPIKEEIHSFPVCGFPVDVPERLEIKSEKEEANTEEHLIPIKEEIDSFPVCGFPVAVPESLEIKSLKEETNTEEHLITIKEEIDAFPVCGFPVVVPESLEIKSEKEEANTEEHLTPIKEEIDAFPVCGFPVVVPESLEIKSEKEEVNTEEHLTPIKEEIDAFPVCGFPLVVLESLEIKSEKEEANTEEHLTPIKSETVPFPVSENGLNEEQNLSSDACRSSLISCSSEVPKNNDSCHILDMYKEPVPHDGEFTDLVQHTAETDSKYGSSKRNERDLRSRGAQHFLCCQCGKSFSLDRDLLTHICVPAREQTFTCTDGGSSFSLKGKLLSHKMIQPAVNPFTCTVCGKQLSTKWTLLNHQRIHTGEKQFTCTECSKSFTRKTNLLEHERIHAGEKPFPCTQCSKSFSRKAHLLQHVLSHTGEKPFTCTECGKQFTAMDTLCRHQRIHTGEKPFTCAECGKQFGLKSRLVSHQRIIHLGEKPFTCSECGKQFSAKTYLLTHQRSHTGEKPFTCVECGKKFSTKTQLLTHQRLHTGEKPFTCAECGKQFTDQGTLCKHQRIHTGEKPFTCAECGKQFGLKSSLVSHQRIIHLGEKPFTCSECGKQFSTKRHLLVHQWSHTGEKPFACPECGKQFSAKRHLLTHQRLHTGENPFTCAECGKQFSTKTHLLTHQRLHTGENPFTCTECGKQFSTKTHLFTHQRIHTGEKLFTCTECSKSFFQKEALLQHVLIHTGEKPFTCTACGKKFCRKSSLLRHQRFHTGEKPFTCTECSKSFSWKEGLIRHVLSHTGEKPLTCTACGKQFRRKASLLTHQRIHTGEKPFTCTDCGESFSQKTHLLTHHRIHTLEKPCPCT
- the LOC142487997 gene encoding uncharacterized protein LOC142487997 isoform X8, coding for MDPHLLSFPVVVPERLEIKSEKEEANTEEHLTPIKEEIDAFPVCGFPVVVLERLEIKSDKEEVNTEEHLTPIKEEIDAFPVCVVVPESLEIKSEKEEANTEEHLTPIKEEIDAFPVCGFPVVVLESLEIKSEKEEVNTEEHLTPIKEEIDPFPVCGFPVAVPERLEIKSEKEEVNTEEHLTPIKEEIDAFPVCVVVPERLEIKSEKEEANTEEHLTPIKEEIDAFPVCGFPVVVPESLEIKSEKEEVNTEEHLTPIKEEIDAFPVCGFPVDVPESLEIKSEKEEANTEEHQTPIKEEIHSFPVCGFPVDVPERLEIKSEKEEANTEEHLIPIKEEIDSFPVCGFPVAVPESLEIKSLKEETNTEEHLITIKEEIDAFPVCGFPVVVPESLEIKSEKEEANTEEHLTPIKEEIDAFPVCGFPVVVPESLEIKSEKEEVNTEEHLTPIKEEIDAFPVCGFPLVVLESLEIKSEKEEANTEEHLTPIKSETVPFPVSENGLNEEQNLSSDACRSSLISCSSEVPKNNDSCHILDMYKEPVPHDGEFTDLVQHTAETDSKYGSSKRNERDLRSRGAQHFLCCQCGKSFSLDRDLLTHICVPAREQTFTCTDGGSSFSLKGKLLSHKMIQPAVNPFTCTVCGKQLSTKWTLLNHQRIHTGEKQFTCTECSKSFTRKTNLLEHERIHAGEKPFPCTQCSKSFSRKAHLLQHVLSHTGEKPFTCTECGKQFTAMDTLCRHQRIHTGEKPFTCAECGKQFGLKSRLVSHQRIIHLGEKPFTCSECGKQFSAKTYLLTHQRSHTGEKPFTCVECGKKFSTKTQLLTHQRLHTGEKPFTCAECGKQFTDQGTLCKHQRIHTGEKPFTCAECGKQFGLKSSLVSHQRIIHLGEKPFTCSECGKQFSTKRHLLVHQWSHTGEKPFACPECGKQFSAKRHLLTHQRLHTGENPFTCAECGKQFSTKTHLLTHQRLHTGENPFTCTECGKQFSTKTHLFTHQRIHTGEKLFTCTECSKSFFQKEALLQHVLIHTGEKPFTCTACGKKFCRKSSLLRHQRFHTGEKPFTCTECSKSFSWKEGLIRHVLSHTGEKPLTCTACGKQFRRKASLLTHQRIHTGEKPFTCTDCGESFSQKTHLLTHHRIHTLEKPCPCT
- the LOC142487997 gene encoding uncharacterized protein LOC142487997 isoform X5 gives rise to the protein MDPHLLSFPVVVPERLEIKSEKEEANTEEHLTPIKEEIDAFPVCGFPVVVLERLEIKSDKEEVNTEEHLTPIKEEIDAFPVCVVVPESLEIKSEKEEANTEEHLTPIKEEIDAFPVCGFPVAVPERLEIKSEKEEVNTEEHLTPIKEEIDAFPVCVVVPERLEIKSEKEEANTEEHLTPIKEEIDAFPVCGFPVDVLECLEIKSEKEEANTEEHLTPIKEEIDSFPVCGFPVDVPESLEIKSEKEEVNTEEHLTPIKEEIDAFPVCGFPVVVPESLEIKSEKEEVNTEEHLTPIKEEIDAFPVCGFPVDVPESLEIKSEKEEANTEEHQTPIKEEIHSFPVCGFPVDVPERLEIKSEKEEANTEEHLIPIKEEIDSFPVCGFPVAVPESLEIKSLKEETNTEEHLITIKEEIDAFPVCGFPVVVPESLEIKSEKEEANTEEHLTPIKEEIDAFPVCGFPVVVPESLEIKSEKEEVNTEEHLTPIKEEIDAFPVCGFPLVVLESLEIKSEKEEANTEEHLTPIKSETVPFPVSENGLNEEQNLSSDACRSSLISCSSEVPKNNDSCHILDMYKEPVPHDGEFTDLVQHTAETDSKYGSSKRNERDLRSRGAQHFLCCQCGKSFSLDRDLLTHICVPAREQTFTCTDGGSSFSLKGKLLSHKMIQPAVNPFTCTVCGKQLSTKWTLLNHQRIHTGEKQFTCTECSKSFTRKTNLLEHERIHAGEKPFPCTQCSKSFSRKAHLLQHVLSHTGEKPFTCTECGKQFTAMDTLCRHQRIHTGEKPFTCAECGKQFGLKSRLVSHQRIIHLGEKPFTCSECGKQFSAKTYLLTHQRSHTGEKPFTCVECGKKFSTKTQLLTHQRLHTGEKPFTCAECGKQFTDQGTLCKHQRIHTGEKPFTCAECGKQFGLKSSLVSHQRIIHLGEKPFTCSECGKQFSTKRHLLVHQWSHTGEKPFACPECGKQFSAKRHLLTHQRLHTGENPFTCAECGKQFSTKTHLLTHQRLHTGENPFTCTECGKQFSTKTHLFTHQRIHTGEKLFTCTECSKSFFQKEALLQHVLIHTGEKPFTCTACGKKFCRKSSLLRHQRFHTGEKPFTCTECSKSFSWKEGLIRHVLSHTGEKPLTCTACGKQFRRKASLLTHQRIHTGEKPFTCTDCGESFSQKTHLLTHHRIHTLEKPCPCT
- the LOC142487997 gene encoding uncharacterized protein LOC142487997 isoform X7, coding for MDPHLLSFPVVVPERLEIKSEKEEANTEEHLTPIKEEIDAFPVCGFPVVVLERLEIKSDKEEVNTEEHLTPIKEEIDAFPVCVVVPESLEIKSEKEEANTEEHLTPIKEEIDAFPVCGFPVVVLESLEIKSEKEEVNTEEHLTPIKEEIDPFPVCGFPVAVPERLEIKSEKEEVNTEEHLTPIKEEIDAFPVCVVVPERLEIKSEKEEANTEEHLTPIKEEIDAFPVCGFPVDVLECLEIKSEKEEANTEEHLTPIKEEIDSFPVCGFPVVVPESLEIKSEKEEVNTEEHLTPIKEEIDAFPVCGFPVDVPESLEIKSEKEEANTEEHQTPIKEEIHSFPVCGFPVDVPERLEIKSEKEEANTEEHLIPIKEEIDSFPVCGFPVAVPESLEIKSLKEETNTEEHLITIKEEIDAFPVCGFPVVVPESLEIKSEKEEANTEEHLTPIKEEIDAFPVCGFPVVVPESLEIKSEKEEVNTEEHLTPIKEEIDAFPVCGFPLVVLESLEIKSEKEEANTEEHLTPIKSETVPFPVSENGLNEEQNLSSDACRSSLISCSSEVPKNNDSCHILDMYKEPVPHDGEFTDLVQHTAETDSKYGSSKRNERDLRSRGAQHFLCCQCGKSFSLDRDLLTHICVPAREQTFTCTDGGSSFSLKGKLLSHKMIQPAVNPFTCTVCGKQLSTKWTLLNHQRIHTGEKQFTCTECSKSFTRKTNLLEHERIHAGEKPFPCTQCSKSFSRKAHLLQHVLSHTGEKPFTCTECGKQFTAMDTLCRHQRIHTGEKPFTCAECGKQFGLKSRLVSHQRIIHLGEKPFTCSECGKQFSAKTYLLTHQRSHTGEKPFTCVECGKKFSTKTQLLTHQRLHTGEKPFTCAECGKQFTDQGTLCKHQRIHTGEKPFTCAECGKQFGLKSSLVSHQRIIHLGEKPFTCSECGKQFSTKRHLLVHQWSHTGEKPFACPECGKQFSAKRHLLTHQRLHTGENPFTCAECGKQFSTKTHLLTHQRLHTGENPFTCTECGKQFSTKTHLFTHQRIHTGEKLFTCTECSKSFFQKEALLQHVLIHTGEKPFTCTACGKKFCRKSSLLRHQRFHTGEKPFTCTECSKSFSWKEGLIRHVLSHTGEKPLTCTACGKQFRRKASLLTHQRIHTGEKPFTCTDCGESFSQKTHLLTHHRIHTLEKPCPCT
- the LOC142487997 gene encoding uncharacterized protein LOC142487997 isoform X3, with amino-acid sequence MDPHLLSFPVVVPERLEIKSEKEEANTEEHLTPIKEEIDAFPVCGFPVVVLERLEIKSDKEEVNTEEHLTPIKEEIDAFPVCGFPVVVLESLEIKSEKEEVNTEEHLTPIKEEIDPFPVCGFPVAVPERLEIKSEKEEVNTEEHLTPIKEEIDAFPVCVVVPERLEIKSEKEEANTEEHLTPIKEEIDAFPVCGFPVDVLECLEIKSEKEEANTEEHLTPIKEEIDSFPVCGFPVDVPESLEIKSEKEEVNTEEHLTPIKEEIDAFPVCGFPVVVPESLEIKSEKEEVNTEEHLTPIKEEIDAFPVCGFPVDVPESLEIKSEKEEANTEEHQTPIKEEIHSFPVCGFPVDVPERLEIKSEKEEANTEEHLIPIKEEIDSFPVCGFPVAVPESLEIKSLKEETNTEEHLITIKEEIDAFPVCGFPVVVPESLEIKSEKEEANTEEHLTPIKEEIDAFPVCGFPVVVPESLEIKSEKEEVNTEEHLTPIKEEIDAFPVCGFPLVVLESLEIKSEKEEANTEEHLTPIKSETVPFPVSENGLNEEQNLSSDACRSSLISCSSEVPKNNDSCHILDMYKEPVPHDGEFTDLVQHTAETDSKYGSSKRNERDLRSRGAQHFLCCQCGKSFSLDRDLLTHICVPAREQTFTCTDGGSSFSLKGKLLSHKMIQPAVNPFTCTVCGKQLSTKWTLLNHQRIHTGEKQFTCTECSKSFTRKTNLLEHERIHAGEKPFPCTQCSKSFSRKAHLLQHVLSHTGEKPFTCTECGKQFTAMDTLCRHQRIHTGEKPFTCAECGKQFGLKSRLVSHQRIIHLGEKPFTCSECGKQFSAKTYLLTHQRSHTGEKPFTCVECGKKFSTKTQLLTHQRLHTGEKPFTCAECGKQFTDQGTLCKHQRIHTGEKPFTCAECGKQFGLKSSLVSHQRIIHLGEKPFTCSECGKQFSTKRHLLVHQWSHTGEKPFACPECGKQFSAKRHLLTHQRLHTGENPFTCAECGKQFSTKTHLLTHQRLHTGENPFTCTECGKQFSTKTHLFTHQRIHTGEKLFTCTECSKSFFQKEALLQHVLIHTGEKPFTCTACGKKFCRKSSLLRHQRFHTGEKPFTCTECSKSFSWKEGLIRHVLSHTGEKPLTCTACGKQFRRKASLLTHQRIHTGEKPFTCTDCGESFSQKTHLLTHHRIHTLEKPCPCT
- the LOC142487997 gene encoding uncharacterized protein LOC142487997 isoform X9, which codes for MDPHLLSFPVVVPERLEIKSEKEEANTEEHLTPIKEEIDAFPVCGFPVVVLERLEIKSDKEEVNTEEHLTPIKEEIDAFPVCVVVPESLEIKSEKEEANTEEHLTPIKEEIDAFPVCGFPVVVLESLEIKSEKEEVNTEEHLTPIKEEIDPFPVCGFPVVVPESLEIKSEKEEVNTEEHLTPIKEEIDAFPVCGFPVDVPESLEIKSEKEEANTEEHQTPIKEEIHSFPVCGFPVDVPERLEIKSEKEEANTEEHLIPIKEEIDSFPVCGFPVAVPESLEIKSLKEETNTEEHLITIKEEIDAFPVCGFPVVVPESLEIKSEKEEANTEEHLTPIKEEIDAFPVCGFPVVVPESLEIKSEKEEVNTEEHLTPIKEEIDAFPVCGFPLVVLESLEIKSEKEEANTEEHLTPIKSETVPFPVSENGLNEEQNLSSDACRSSLISCSSEVPKNNDSCHILDMYKEPVPHDGEFTDLVQHTAETDSKYGSSKRNERDLRSRGAQHFLCCQCGKSFSLDRDLLTHICVPAREQTFTCTDGGSSFSLKGKLLSHKMIQPAVNPFTCTVCGKQLSTKWTLLNHQRIHTGEKQFTCTECSKSFTRKTNLLEHERIHAGEKPFPCTQCSKSFSRKAHLLQHVLSHTGEKPFTCTECGKQFTAMDTLCRHQRIHTGEKPFTCAECGKQFGLKSRLVSHQRIIHLGEKPFTCSECGKQFSAKTYLLTHQRSHTGEKPFTCVECGKKFSTKTQLLTHQRLHTGEKPFTCAECGKQFTDQGTLCKHQRIHTGEKPFTCAECGKQFGLKSSLVSHQRIIHLGEKPFTCSECGKQFSTKRHLLVHQWSHTGEKPFACPECGKQFSAKRHLLTHQRLHTGENPFTCAECGKQFSTKTHLLTHQRLHTGENPFTCTECGKQFSTKTHLFTHQRIHTGEKLFTCTECSKSFFQKEALLQHVLIHTGEKPFTCTACGKKFCRKSSLLRHQRFHTGEKPFTCTECSKSFSWKEGLIRHVLSHTGEKPLTCTACGKQFRRKASLLTHQRIHTGEKPFTCTDCGESFSQKTHLLTHHRIHTLEKPCPCT